The nucleotide sequence GCGCGAGGAACATGCCGATGCCCACCGTGATCGCCGTCCGCAGCGACTGCGGTATGCCCTGGATGAACAGCTCGCGCAGCCCCGTGACCGTGACGATCAGGAACAGGCAGCCCGAGATGAAGACCGCGCCCAGCGCGGTCTGCCACGTGTAGCCCATGCCGAGCACCACCACGTAGGCGAAGTAGGCGTTCAGGCCCATGCCCGGCGCCATCGCGATCGGGTAGTTGGCGTACAGGCCCATGATCAGCGTGCCCAGCGCCGCGATCAGGCAGGTGGCGACGAAGACCGCGCCCTTGGGCATGCCGGCGTCGCCGAGGATCGATGGGTTGACGAAGATGATGTAGGCCATCGTCAGGAAGGTGGTGAGCCCCGCGATGACCTCGGTGCGCACGGTGGTGTTGTGTTCGTTGAGCTTGAACACCTTGTCGATCCAGTTCATGGGTTTCTTGTCTCCGGGATGTGTTGTCTCGTGTCGCGTCGTGCGGCGTTGTTCTGAAGAAAAAGCGGGCCGAGCCCGTCCCTGGCGCGAGCTCGCTCGCGCCTCGAGGTCCTTGGGGTTCTGGTGGGGAAGCCGGCGCCGTCAGGCGCCCAGGGGCGGCGGATCGCGCGCATCGCGCGCGGGCGGGGTGAGCGGGCGCAGCGAGGCCGCCACGTCCTTGATGCATTCGCGCAGCCAGCGCGCCGAACTCGACGAGTGGGTGCGCTCGTGCCAGAGCTGGTAGTACATGAGCCGCGGCAGCGCCACCGGGCAGTCGAGGATCTTCAGCGGCAGCCGCGCGGCGAAGCGCTCGCAGTACTGGCGGCCGGTGGTCAGCACCAGCAGGCTCGAGGCCACCATGTCGGGGATCAGCCCGAAGTGCGCGCAGCGTGCCGTGATGTTGCGCTGGCGCCCGAGCTCGTCGAGCATCTGGTCGATGATGCCGCGCCCGCCCGGGTGCATGGGCGTGGGCGCGATGTGCTCGGCCTGCAGCCAGGTCTCGAGGTCCCAGCCGCGGCGCACCGCGGGATGGTCCTGGTTCACCAGCGACACCACCTCGTCACCGAACAGGCGTGCCATGTGCAGGTCCTCGGGGGGCTTGAGCCAGTTGCCGATCACCACGTCGACCTGCCCCAGCGACAGGTGGCCGTGGTAGTCGGAGTCGGGCGACAGCGGATGGATCTCGATGTGGCACAGCGGCGCCTCGCGCTTGACCTGCGCCACCAGCATGGGCAGGAAGATCGGGTCCATGTAGTCGCTGGCCGCGATGCGGAAGGTGGTGCTGGCCGATTGCGGGTCGAAGCCGCGCGCATCGGAGAACAGCATCTCGGCCGCGCGCAGGATGCTCGCGGCCGGCTCGATCATGCGCAGCCCCGCATCGGTGGGCACCATGCCCGAGCCCGAGCGCACCAGCAGCGGATCGCCCGAGAGCTCGCGCAGCCGCTTGAGCGCGGCCGACACCGCCGGCTGGTACATCCCGAGCCGGATCGCGGCGCGCGAGACGCTGCGATCGGTCAGCACGGTGTGCAGCACCCGGATCAGGTGAAGGTCGATCTTGTCGAAAAGCGCCTGGTCTCTCATGGCCGCCCGCAAGGAAGTGGTCGATGCGAGGCGTTATACAGCCGGGGAGCGGGATCGGACAGCCGGACGCAGAGGACGCGAAGGATCCGCGAAGGACGCAAAAGGAAGACATGGCAATGTTCAATCTGGCTTCTTCTGCGTTCTTTGCGAAATCTTCGCGTCCTCTGCGTCCGGAAATCCGTGTTCTCGGCGCTCATTCCACCTGCGATGGCATCACGGCCGTCACGGCGCGCAGGATCGACTCGCTCGTGGCGGGCGCGCGCAGCGGCGGATCGACGCGGTGGCCGCCCGCGGCCGACACGGCGTCGCGGATCGCGAAGAAGACCGAGAACGGCAGCAGCAGCGGCGGCTCGCCCACGGCCTTGCTGCGGTGGATCGAGTCCTCGAAGTTCTGGCCCTCGAACAGCCGCACGTTGAACACCGGCGGGCAGTCGTTGGCGGTCGGGATCTTGTAGGTGCTGGGCGCGTGGGTCGTGAGCTTGCCGCTCTGCGGATGCCACACCAGCTCCTCGGTCGTGAGCCAGCCCATGCCCTGGATGAAGGCGCCCTCGACCTGGCCGATGTCGACCGCCGGGTTCAGCGACTTGCCCGCATCGTGCAGGATGTCGGCGCGCAGCAGCTTCCATTCGCCGGTCAGCGTGTCGACGATCACCTCGCTGACCGCCGCGCCGTAGGCGTAGTAGTAGAACGGGCGGCCCTGCATCTTGTCCTTGTCCCAGCTCAGGCCGGGCGTGGCGTAGAAGCCGTCGGACCACAGCTGCTTGCGGTCGAGGTAGGCCTCGCCCACCACCGTGCTGAAGGCCAGCGTGCGGCCGTTGACCTCGACCTTGTCGTTGGCGAAGCGCACCGCGCCGGGCTCGCCGCCATGGCGCTCGGCCGCGCTCTGCGCCAGCCGCTCGCGGATCTGGCGCGCGGCGTCCTGCGCGGCCTTGCCGTTGAGGTCGGCGCCGGTCGAGGCCGCCGTGGCCGAGGTGTTCGCGACCTTGGTCGTGTCGGTGGCCGTGACGCGCACGCGCTCGAAGCTCACGCCGAGCTCGTGCGCCACCACCTGCGCCACCTTGGTGTTCAGGCCCTGGCCCATCTCGGTGCCGCCGTGGTTCACGAGGATCGAGCCGTCGGTGTAGACGTGCACCAGCGCGCCGGCCTGGTTGAAGTGCTTGACGTTGAACGAGATGCCGAACTTCAGCGGCGCCAGCGCCAGCCCGCGCTTGAGCACCGGGCTCGCGGCATTGAAGCCGGCGATCTCCTCGCGCCGCGCGCGGTAGTCGCTCGTGG is from Variovorax paradoxus and encodes:
- a CDS encoding LysR family transcriptional regulator; translated protein: MRDQALFDKIDLHLIRVLHTVLTDRSVSRAAIRLGMYQPAVSAALKRLRELSGDPLLVRSGSGMVPTDAGLRMIEPAASILRAAEMLFSDARGFDPQSASTTFRIAASDYMDPIFLPMLVAQVKREAPLCHIEIHPLSPDSDYHGHLSLGQVDVVIGNWLKPPEDLHMARLFGDEVVSLVNQDHPAVRRGWDLETWLQAEHIAPTPMHPGGRGIIDQMLDELGRQRNITARCAHFGLIPDMVASSLLVLTTGRQYCERFAARLPLKILDCPVALPRLMYYQLWHERTHSSSSARWLRECIKDVAASLRPLTPPARDARDPPPLGA